The DNA window AGCGTCCTGCAGAAACGGGCCACGGCGATCTTCCTCAGCAGCATGCCGAGAATGGGCGTCTTGAGAAGCAGTCCGTCGAGGACGCGTCGCCCCTTGTAAGTCTTGTAGTAGCGCCGGAGAAAGAAGACGAATGCCGCGATCAGGAGTCCGACGAGCCACCACCATTGAGCGATGAAATCCGACATCGCAATGACTACCTTCGTGGGCAACGGAAGCTCGGCACCGAGCGAGGCGAAAAGGGAGGCGAAGACCGGAATGACCTTCCAGAGGATGACGATGATGACGATGACCGCGATTCCGATGACGGCGACCGGGTAGATCATCGCGGACTTGACCTGCGCGTTCAGTTTCACGGATTTCTCGATGTAAACCGCCAGACGCTGAAGAATCGTGTCGAGAATACCGCCGGCCTCTCCCGCGGCGATCATGTTGGTGAACAGATCATTGAAGGTCCTGGGATGCCTGCGCATCGCATCCGCCAGATTCGAGCCGGTCTCGACGTCCTGCCGGACCTGGGTGAGGACGCGCTGGAAGCCCTTGTGGTCCTGTTGATTTGCAAGGATCTCGAGACACTGGACCAGCGGCAGTCCGGCATCGATCATCACGGAGAACTGACGGGTGAAGATCGCGATGTTTTTTGCTGGAACCTTTCCGCCGATCTTGGGAAGCGCGACTTCCTTCCCCTTTTCCTTGACGATCGAGGGGACGATCTGCTGCCGGCGAAGAATGGCTTCGGCTGCTTTCTTCGAGTCCGCGACCAGAACTCCGGCCCTGTCCTCTCCTCCCCTTGCTCTCCCCTTCCACTCGAAATTCGGCATTTGCTACCTCCAGAAAGTCAAAAACAGCGATCAGGCCCGTCTCATTGCCGCCGCACCGCCCGGAGGCTGCTGGATGGTTCCGGCGCCGCGGGAGATCATCTCCTGCAGCTCGTCCGGGTTGGACGAACGGCTCAGGGCGACCTGAAGCGAGATTTGACGCTTGAAGTACAGCGTCGCGAGCGACTGATTGAAGGTCTGCATCCCGTACTTCGCCTGGCCCGTCTGCATCATCGAATAGATCTGATGAACCTTGTCCTCGCGGATGAGGTTCCGGATGGCCGAATTGGGAACGAGAATCTCCATCGCCATCACCCGGCCCTTGCCGTTGGCGCGCGGCAGCAGCGTCTGACAGAGAATGCCTTCGAGAACGAAAGAGAGCTGGGCGCGGATCTGAGGCTGCTGGTGAGCGGGGAAGACATCGACGATCCGGTTGATCGTCTGAGCCGCCGAGTTCGTGTGGAGCGTTCCGAAGGTCAGGTGACCCGTTTCCGCGATTCTCAAAGCCGACTCGATCGTCTCGAGATCGCGCATCTCACCGATGAGAACCACGTCGGGATCCTGACGCAGAGCCGACTTCAGCGCGGCCGTGAATGAGTGCGTGTCGGCGTGCAGCTCCCGCTGATTGACGACGCAGGACTTGTGCGAGTGGAGAAATTCGACCGGATCCTCGATCGTGATGATGTGCTCGTGCCGCTCCCGATTGATCTTGTCGATCATCGCGGCGAGAGTGGTCGACTTGCCCGAGCCCGTCGGTCCGGTGACGAGGACGAGGCCGCGCGGCTTCGCGCAGATCTCCTCGACCACGGTCGGGAGGCCCAGATCCCGGAAGCCCTTGATCTCGTAGGGAATCTGTCGGTATACGGCGGCGACCGCTCCTCGCTGATTGAAGATGTTTCCGCGGAAGCGCGCGAGTCCCTTGATGCCGAACGAAAGATCGAGCTCGAGCGATTCTTCGAACCGATGTTTCTGGGCGTCGGTCAGGACCGAGTAGGCGAGAGTCTTGGTCTCGGGCGCCGTCAATGGAGGAAGATCCAGGGCGGTCAGCTTGCCGTCCACACGAATCTGCGGCGCCGAGTTGGTCGTGACGTGAAGATCGGAACCTCCACGTTCGACCATGGTCTTGAGAAGCTGGTGAAGCGTGACTTGAGTCATGTCGATCCCTTCGCGATCAGAGAACCGTTTCCCGGACGACTTCCTCGACGGTCGTGACGCCGCTCATGATTTTAACCAATCCGGAGCGCCGTAGTGAAATCATTCCAGTTTCGATGGCCGTCCGCTTCAGCTCGATGGCGGTCGCCCCCGAGAGAATCATGTCCCGGAGCTCCTCCCCGATGGCCATCACTTCGATCAGGCCTACACGGCCCTTGTAGCCGGTGTTGTTGCACCTCTCGCAGCCTCGTCCTTTGAAGACGGTGAACGTCCCGACCTCCTCCTTCTTGAAGCCGAGCTTGAGGAGCCCCGCCTCCGGGATCTCGACCTCTTCCTTGCAATTGCTGCAGATCCGGCGAACGAGCCGCTGGGCGGCGATCAGATGAACCGAGGTCGCGACCAGGAACGGTTCGATCCCCATGTTCATCAGCCGGTTCACGGTCGAGGGGGCGTCGTTGGTGTGGAGCGTGGAGAGGACGAGGTGGCCCGTCAGCGCGGCCTTGATCGCGATCTCCGCCGTTTCGAAGTCCCGGATCTCGCCGACCAGAACGATGTTCGGATCCTGGCGGAGGAACGATCTGAGGGTGGCCGCGAAGTTCAGGCCGATCTGTTCCTTCATCTGAACCTGGTTGATCCCCGGGAGGTTGAACTCCACCGGATCTTCCGCGGTCATGATGTTGACCTCGGGGGCGTTGATCTTCGAGAGCGCCGAATAGAGCGTGTTCGTCTTGCCGGACCCCGTCGGGCCCGTGACCAGCACCATTCCCCAAGGCTTGAAGATCGCCTCTTCGAACTGTGCCAGCGACTCCGGCTCGAAGCCGAGCTTGGCGAGGTCGAGCATCAGATTGTCTTTATCGAGAAGACGAAGAACGACCTTCTCCCCGAAGAGAGTCGGCAGCACCGAGACGCGGAAGTCGAGCTCCTTGTTCTTCTCGTTGAGCTTCATCTTCAGCTTGATCCGGCCGTCCTGCGGAAGCCGCTTTTCGGAGATGTCGAGTTTGGCGAGAATCTTGACCCGGGACGTGATCGCGTCCCTCAGCTTCAAGGGCGGATTCATGATCTCGTAGAGGATTCCGTCGATCCGGAACCGGACCCGGTACTCCTTCTCGTACGGCTCGATGTGAATGTCGGAAGCTCCTCGCTTGATCGCGTCGGTGAGGATGAGGTTGACCAGCTTGACCACCGGCGCCTCTTCCGATTCCGCCGCGAGCGAGTCGACGTCGAGATCCTCTTCCTCCTCGAGCACCTCCAGATCGCTTGCTTCCTCGGTCTCGAGATCGTCCATGACGCGCTTGAGCTCGATCGCGTGCGTCGCGCCGTAGTACTTCTCGACGGCTCTCTTAATCCCGAGCTCCGACGCGACCACCGGCTCGACGTTGTATCCGGTCATGAACTTGATGTCGTCCATCGCGAAAACGTTGGTGGGATCCGCCATGGCGATCGTGACCGTCGCGCCGGTCTTGTTGACGGGAATGATGTTGT is part of the Acidobacteriota bacterium genome and encodes:
- a CDS encoding type II secretion system F family protein is translated as MPNFEWKGRARGGEDRAGVLVADSKKAAEAILRRQQIVPSIVKEKGKEVALPKIGGKVPAKNIAIFTRQFSVMIDAGLPLVQCLEILANQQDHKGFQRVLTQVRQDVETGSNLADAMRRHPRTFNDLFTNMIAAGEAGGILDTILQRLAVYIEKSVKLNAQVKSAMIYPVAVIGIAVIVIIVILWKVIPVFASLFASLGAELPLPTKVVIAMSDFIAQWWWLVGLLIAAFVFFLRRYYKTYKGRRVLDGLLLKTPILGMLLRKIAVARFCRTLATLTASGVPILDGLEITAKTSGNAVLEDAIMSVKKQVEEGKTISEPLADTGVFPSMVVQMIAVGEQTGALDSMLSKIADFYEDEVDTAVAGLMKLLEPVLIAFLGVSIGFIVIAMYMPMFALIGQIG
- a CDS encoding type IV pilus twitching motility protein PilT, with amino-acid sequence MTQVTLHQLLKTMVERGGSDLHVTTNSAPQIRVDGKLTALDLPPLTAPETKTLAYSVLTDAQKHRFEESLELDLSFGIKGLARFRGNIFNQRGAVAAVYRQIPYEIKGFRDLGLPTVVEEICAKPRGLVLVTGPTGSGKSTTLAAMIDKINRERHEHIITIEDPVEFLHSHKSCVVNQRELHADTHSFTAALKSALRQDPDVVLIGEMRDLETIESALRIAETGHLTFGTLHTNSAAQTINRIVDVFPAHQQPQIRAQLSFVLEGILCQTLLPRANGKGRVMAMEILVPNSAIRNLIREDKVHQIYSMMQTGQAKYGMQTFNQSLATLYFKRQISLQVALSRSSNPDELQEMISRGAGTIQQPPGGAAAMRRA
- the pilB gene encoding type IV-A pilus assembly ATPase PilB, translated to MSIRLGELLVKAGLMTQDQLKESLDRQRETGAKLGETIINLGYVSEEDITECLSQQFGVPSISLDHFDIDDAVIKLIPSEVARKYNIIPVNKTGATVTIAMADPTNVFAMDDIKFMTGYNVEPVVASELGIKRAVEKYYGATHAIELKRVMDDLETEEASDLEVLEEEEDLDVDSLAAESEEAPVVKLVNLILTDAIKRGASDIHIEPYEKEYRVRFRIDGILYEIMNPPLKLRDAITSRVKILAKLDISEKRLPQDGRIKLKMKLNEKNKELDFRVSVLPTLFGEKVVLRLLDKDNLMLDLAKLGFEPESLAQFEEAIFKPWGMVLVTGPTGSGKTNTLYSALSKINAPEVNIMTAEDPVEFNLPGINQVQMKEQIGLNFAATLRSFLRQDPNIVLVGEIRDFETAEIAIKAALTGHLVLSTLHTNDAPSTVNRLMNMGIEPFLVATSVHLIAAQRLVRRICSNCKEEVEIPEAGLLKLGFKKEEVGTFTVFKGRGCERCNNTGYKGRVGLIEVMAIGEELRDMILSGATAIELKRTAIETGMISLRRSGLVKIMSGVTTVEEVVRETVL